Proteins encoded in a region of the Streptomyces sp. NBC_01471 genome:
- a CDS encoding permease prefix domain 1-containing protein yields MTATLTDRYVSTVVRRVPDKERSDIERELRAAIGDDADARVARGQTPDEAEYAALSDLGNPARLAARYARRAVALIGPDLYPDYKQALRGVSLAVLPPVYAVLAIVHHARGENIWVTLFRPIGNTVTVALYLAVGVTVLFAAVDRAVSAASGTAAGTGWTPDRLAPVQVRREASRRDLIGLVGKAALVIALLLVQRWVSPVTGGSGAAVPVIDPALWGGWIPYFMTLIALAVVLRAVEVRLRRWSPVTSVIDTALTLAGALPLAWLFWEARVLNHAIPGSGGAVSGGALTTHGSWISWAGVLFAAVVVVARLTDIWRGRRPADGRPMRARKPAAPAL; encoded by the coding sequence GACCGACCGCTACGTCAGCACCGTCGTGCGACGCGTGCCGGACAAGGAGCGGAGCGACATCGAGCGGGAGCTGCGCGCCGCGATCGGCGATGACGCCGACGCCCGTGTCGCCCGCGGACAGACTCCGGACGAGGCCGAGTACGCGGCGCTGAGCGACCTGGGCAACCCGGCGCGACTCGCCGCGCGTTACGCCCGCCGGGCCGTCGCGCTGATCGGCCCCGACCTGTACCCGGACTACAAGCAGGCGCTGCGCGGGGTGTCACTGGCGGTCCTGCCCCCGGTGTATGCGGTGCTCGCGATCGTCCACCACGCCCGCGGGGAGAACATCTGGGTGACGCTCTTCCGGCCGATCGGGAACACGGTGACGGTGGCGCTCTACCTCGCTGTCGGGGTGACCGTGCTGTTCGCAGCCGTGGACCGGGCCGTGAGTGCCGCGTCCGGCACTGCGGCGGGCACCGGGTGGACACCCGACCGGCTGGCGCCCGTGCAGGTGCGCCGGGAGGCCAGCCGGCGGGACCTGATCGGTCTGGTCGGCAAGGCCGCACTCGTCATCGCGCTGCTCCTCGTGCAGAGGTGGGTCTCGCCGGTGACCGGGGGTTCGGGTGCGGCCGTACCCGTCATCGACCCCGCGTTGTGGGGCGGGTGGATCCCGTATTTCATGACCCTGATCGCGCTCGCCGTCGTCCTGCGGGCGGTCGAGGTGCGGCTGCGCCGCTGGAGCCCGGTGACCTCCGTCATCGACACGGCCCTCACGCTCGCCGGAGCCCTGCCCCTCGCCTGGCTGTTCTGGGAGGCGCGTGTACTGAACCACGCCATCCCCGGCAGCGGCGGAGCGGTCAGCGGCGGGGCGCTCACCACCCACGGCAGCTGGATCTCCTGGGCGGGTGTCCTCTTCGCCGCTGTGGTCGTGGTCGCGCGGCTCACCGACATCTGGCGCGGCCGCCGGCCCGCCGATGGCCGGCCGATGAGAGCCAGGAAGCCGGCTGCGCCCGCCCTGTGA
- a CDS encoding class F sortase: protein MDRNVPAGVRPPPAETTGTVRRGAVAMVVTMVVCLAVALISNGLTVQKPPPQPGAAQGFAAPGRSPGPDGSAAPLPSSVPERVRIPALRVDAPLMPLGLEKNGSLAAPPDDARNLAGWYKDGTRPGSTGTAVIAGHVDNQHGPAVFYGLGSLNKGNTVQVVRTDGATAVFTIDAVEVYTAEAFPDKKVYGAASRPELRLITCGGGFDTKHQHYLGNVVVYAHLTGTG, encoded by the coding sequence GTGGACCGAAACGTTCCCGCCGGCGTCCGTCCCCCACCTGCGGAGACCACCGGCACTGTGCGCCGCGGCGCCGTCGCGATGGTGGTCACCATGGTGGTCTGTCTGGCGGTCGCGCTCATCAGCAACGGCCTGACGGTACAGAAACCGCCGCCCCAGCCCGGAGCCGCCCAGGGATTCGCCGCCCCCGGCCGCTCGCCCGGCCCGGACGGGTCGGCCGCGCCGCTGCCGTCCTCGGTGCCCGAGCGGGTGCGCATCCCCGCGCTGCGGGTCGACGCGCCGCTGATGCCACTGGGCCTGGAGAAGAACGGCAGCCTCGCGGCCCCACCGGACGACGCCCGCAATCTCGCCGGCTGGTACAAGGACGGCACCCGCCCCGGCTCCACCGGCACCGCCGTCATCGCCGGTCACGTGGACAACCAGCACGGTCCGGCCGTCTTCTACGGTCTCGGGTCGCTGAATAAGGGCAACACCGTTCAGGTCGTACGGACCGACGGCGCGACCGCCGTCTTCACCATCGACGCCGTCGAGGTCTACACGGCAGAGGCATTCCCCGACAAGAAGGTCTACGGCGCGGCTTCGCGGCCGGAGCTGCGTCTCATCACGTGCGGCGGCGGATTCGACACGAAACACCAGCACTACCTCGGCAACGTCGTCGTCTACGCCCACCTCACCGGCACCGGCTGA